The window TTCCTCTTCTTCTTGGAATTGATCAAAAGAGCGAAGGATGTTTCTGAGTCTTAAAACAGATCCAAAAAGAGAAATAAATTCTTTTTTGTTTTCTTTAGTTAATAAAACTTCGTCTAATTTTTGTGGATCATCAAGCGGAAATTTTTCTTTTAATTTCGCTGTTAATTCTTTGTATCCTTCAATTTTCTTGTTTGTTCTTTTATCAATGTAACCATCGATGTAATCGTTATAAGTTTTTAAAAGCACAATTTCTTTGGTATTTTCATCACCAAAGAGAGCAATTGCTTCATCTGTTTCTCTTGAAATATCTCTAAAAGTTACGATGTTTCCATAGCTTTTGATTGAGTTTAGAATTCTATTAGTTCTTGAAAAAGCTTGAACAAGTCCATGTTGACGCAATGGACGATCAACTCATAAAGTATTTAAGGTTGTAGAGTCAAAACCGGTTAAAAACATATTAACAACGATTAAAATGTCAATTTCACGGTTTTTCATTTTAAGCGAGACATTCTTGTAATAATCTTGAAAGCCATCTTCACGATCCATACTATATGATGTATTAAACATTCTATTATAATCATCAATAGCATCTTGCAGAAAGTCTCGATCACTTCTTTGTAGATTTACAAAATTTGTAAAATCTTCGTCATCAAATTCACCGAGTTGGCTCATTTCTTTATTTGGAGCATAAGTAAAAATAGTAGCTACTTTTAGATTTTTGTTTTTCTCTTTAATTTTCTTTTTAAATTCAGTGTAATATTTTTTAGCAAACTCAATATCTTCAACTGCAAAAATCGAGTTAAAACCACGAAGAACACTTGATTCTTTATTCTCTATAGCTTTAGGGTTTTTAGTAAGTTCATTAGTATTTACTAATCTATCGAAAACGTACTTTTCATGGGTTTTGGTTTTGTGATCATAGTGTTCTAAAATATAATCAACAATTGCTGAAATTCTTTTGTTTGAAATACGAACTTCATATGTGTTTATATTTGACACTTTTTTATCTGTAACTACATCTTTGAGCTTAATTGTGTTAACGTAGTCAACTTTAAAAGGTAAAACATTACCATCATCAATTGCGTTCACAATTGTATAGGTATGAAGTCTTTGTCCGAAAAGATCTTCCGTAGTTAAAACGTTATTGGCTTGATCACGGAAATTTGAGTTTTCATTAAAAATAGGTGTTCCTGTAAAACCAAATAAATGATATTTTTTGAATTTTTTGGTTATTGCTTTGTGCATTGAACCAAATTGTGAGCGGTGACATTCATCAAATACAAAAACAACATTTTGATTGTAAATTTTAGCACTGTCGTATTGTTTGATAAAGTTAGATAATTTCTGAATTGTTACAACAATGACTTTTTTATCTTTTGAGACAAAATTATCAGAATCTAAAAGTTCAGCAAGACCTTTAGTATTTTTTACTCCAGCAGCAAATTCATTTGAAAAACGCTTGTATTCCCGAATTGTTTGGTAATCTAGATCTCTACGGTCAACAACGAAGAGAATTTTGTCAATTTCAGGATTTTTTTGAATAAGTTCTGCCGTTTTAAAAGAAGTTAATGTTTTACCGCTTCCGGTTGTATGTCAAATATAACCACCTGCTTCAATTGTTCCTTCGTTTTTTTCGTATTTCGAAGCAATAATTTTCTTAATAATTTTTTCAGTGGCTGTAATTTGATATGGACGCATAACTAAAAGCATTTTGTTAGTGTCAAAAATACAATATTTAGTAAGAATATTTAAGATTGTATTTTTTGTAAAAAAGGTTTGCGCAAAATCCATTAAATCATGAATTTTGTTATTTTTCTCATCTGTTCAATACGAAGTAAATTCAAAGGATTGAATATTTTTTCTTAAAACTTTTTCGCTTGCTTCTTGATTCCCGCTTGAAGCTTTTTTAGCTAGCTCTCTTGTTGTATTTGAATAATATTTGGTATCTGTTCCATTTGAAATTACAAAAACTTGAATAAACTCAAATAATCCGTGATCACTTCAGAAACTTTCTTTTTGATATCTTTGAATTTGATTAAAAGCTTCCTTAATATTTGAACCACGTCTTTTTAGTTCTAAATGAACAAGCGGAAGACCATTGACTAAAATTGTGACGTCATAACGATTTTTATGTGTTCCGTTATTAGCTTGGTATTGATTAATCACTTGTAAACAATTATCATGAATGTGTTCAGTTTCAATCACTTTAATGTTTTTGGTAGTTCCATCATCTAACTTGATACTAAACACTCGAATTTGTTGAATGATTTCGGTTTTATCTTGAATTCCTTTTCCCTTTCCAGAAATTTCAGTAAAAAAGCGCTCTCATTCTTGTTCGCTTTGAAATTTATAATTGTTGAGTCTTTCGATTTGATTTCTTAAATTTTGAATTAAGTCTTTTTCATTATCAATTGGTAAATATTCATATCCTTGCGATTCTAAAATGTTAATAAAACTTTGTTCCAATTCTGCTTCAGATTGATATTTTTGATCTCTTTTTTTGTTTCTAATGAGAGAAATATCAGCAACTACCGTATCATTGTTGCGTTCCATAATTTGTTTATAGTTTGACATATAAACTCCCTACTAAATAACTTTAAATGCTTTTTTAAATATTATACAAAATTTAGCGCTTAAGGGGATATACAGTAGTTAAAGTTTGCTTAAAAGAGTTTAAAAAGTTCAAAAAAAATCACATAATCGAAACTATGTGATTTGTATGTCATTATTTATTGAAAATTATTCAACTGAAACATCAGCTCCAGCTTCAACTAAAGCAGCTCTCATAGCTTCAGCTTCTTCTGGTTTAACGTCTTCTTTAAGAACTGCTGGTAATGAGTCAACGATTTTTTTAGCGTCCATAAGTCCAACATTTAAAAGATCTTTAACTACTTTGATAATAGCAACTTTTTTACCGTTATCTGCTTTTAAAACAACTTTAACGCTTGATTTTTCTTCAGCTCCACCTTCAGCTGGTGCTGCAGCAACTGCAACAGCTGCCATAGGGTCGATTCCGAATTCTTCTTTCATTGCCTCTACAAGTTCCATAACTTCTTTAATTGACATTTCTTTTAATGATTCAATAAATGATTCTTTTGTTAATTTAGCCATTTTTAATCCTTTCTTAATAACATGGTTATTTTAATGATTTGTTAATATAATAAAATTTAAAATTATTCTGATTTTCCTTCACTAATTAATTTAAGTGATAATCCCACTTGTTGTAAAGGTGCCATCAATGAACGAGCAAGAATTCCAAGTGCTTCTTCATATGTTGGAAGTGAAGCAACTGTTTTAACACCAGCAGCATCAACAACTTTACCTTCAAATGTTCCGGCTTTGATCACCATTAATTTGTGTTTTTTAGCAAAACTTACTAATAATTTAGCAGCAGACATTTCATCATTTTGAGAAAACGCGAAAATGTTTGGACCTACCAAGTGATCAGCTAAATCAGAGTATCCAGCTTTATCAGCAGCAATTTTAAATAATCTATTTTTGTAAACTTTGATTTCAACACCAAGTTTTTTAGCTTCTTTTCTAAATTCTTGAAGTTCAGCAACAGTTAATCCACGGTATTCAGCAAAAGCAAGAGCTTGAGAATCTTGAATTTTTTCAACTATTTCAGCAACAACTTCTCTTTTAGCTGCTTTAAATTTTGATTCTGACATTTGAGTGCCTCCTTTCAAAATTAATTAAATAAATGCAATACAAGAAAACTTAAATTTTAGGAAATATACATTAGGTAACAAATTAAGCCAATGCAGTTACTGTCTTTATGTATTGCTTATTAATTATAATCAAAAAGTTTGGAAAACAAAATCTTTTATTGATTATTTTAGATTGCAAATTTTGTTGTAATGTTACAATTATTTATATGCCAGAATATCCAGAAGTTACAGTCGTGACTAACTCATTAAGAAAGTTAGTTAAAAATGAAAAAATACTCAAAGTAGAAGTTCTTAATCCTAAATTTATTCATAATACAACAGTTGATGATTTTGTTTTTAGTGTTACTAATAAAACTATTTTAAATGTTCAAAATTATGGTAAATTCATCGAATTTGATTTAAGTGATAAATTTAGAATCTTTTCACACTTAAGAATGGCTGGTAAGTTTTACGTTTATGACTATAATCAAGCCAATTTAGATAAAAATAATAAACATAATTATGTTTATTTTTATCTATCAAATAATAAAGTGATGATTTATAATGACGCAAGACAATTTGGTGGTTTTGAATTAATTAAAAATGATAATACTAAAACACTTGTTGAAATTAAAAAGTTAGCAGAATTACCTGGAAAAATTGATGTAGATGAACTTTACCAAAAGCTCCAAAAGAAAAGAATAAGTATTAAGTCAGTTCTTTTAGATCAAAATTTAATTTTAGGAATCGGTAATATTTATGCTGATGAAGCTCTTTTTGCAGCAAATGTTTATCCAATGCGCAAATGTAATGAAGTTACTAAAGATGAACTTAAAACAATCTTGG is drawn from Mycoplasmopsis glycophila and contains these coding sequences:
- the mutM gene encoding bifunctional DNA-formamidopyrimidine glycosylase/DNA-(apurinic or apyrimidinic site) lyase translates to MPEYPEVTVVTNSLRKLVKNEKILKVEVLNPKFIHNTTVDDFVFSVTNKTILNVQNYGKFIEFDLSDKFRIFSHLRMAGKFYVYDYNQANLDKNNKHNYVYFYLSNNKVMIYNDARQFGGFELIKNDNTKTLVEIKKLAELPGKIDVDELYQKLQKKRISIKSVLLDQNLILGIGNIYADEALFAANVYPMRKCNEVTKDELKTILENAQKIMDESIKHGGSSVHTYQSVNSKQGTYQDKLKVYGKGEKKCPKCKDGFFKKVKLDFKENGRGTTFCPICQK
- the rplL gene encoding 50S ribosomal protein L7/L12, producing the protein MAKLTKESFIESLKEMSIKEVMELVEAMKEEFGIDPMAAVAVAAAPAEGGAEEKSSVKVVLKADNGKKVAIIKVVKDLLNVGLMDAKKIVDSLPAVLKEDVKPEEAEAMRAALVEAGADVSVE
- a CDS encoding type I restriction endonuclease subunit R; the encoded protein is MSNYKQIMERNNDTVVADISLIRNKKRDQKYQSEAELEQSFINILESQGYEYLPIDNEKDLIQNLRNQIERLNNYKFQSEQEWERFFTEISGKGKGIQDKTEIIQQIRVFSIKLDDGTTKNIKVIETEHIHDNCLQVINQYQANNGTHKNRYDVTILVNGLPLVHLELKRRGSNIKEAFNQIQRYQKESFWSDHGLFEFIQVFVISNGTDTKYYSNTTRELAKKASSGNQEASEKVLRKNIQSFEFTSYWTDEKNNKIHDLMDFAQTFFTKNTILNILTKYCIFDTNKMLLVMRPYQITATEKIIKKIIASKYEKNEGTIEAGGYIWHTTGSGKTLTSFKTAELIQKNPEIDKILFVVDRRDLDYQTIREYKRFSNEFAAGVKNTKGLAELLDSDNFVSKDKKVIVVTIQKLSNFIKQYDSAKIYNQNVVFVFDECHRSQFGSMHKAITKKFKKYHLFGFTGTPIFNENSNFRDQANNVLTTEDLFGQRLHTYTIVNAIDDGNVLPFKVDYVNTIKLKDVVTDKKVSNINTYEVRISNKRISAIVDYILEHYDHKTKTHEKYVFDRLVNTNELTKNPKAIENKESSVLRGFNSIFAVEDIEFAKKYYTEFKKKIKEKNKNLKVATIFTYAPNKEMSQLGEFDDEDFTNFVNLQRSDRDFLQDAIDDYNRMFNTSYSMDREDGFQDYYKNVSLKMKNREIDILIVVNMFLTGFDSTTLNTLWVDRPLRQHGLVQAFSRTNRILNSIKSYGNIVTFRDISRETDEAIALFGDENTKEIVLLKTYNDYIDGYIDKRTNKKIEGYKELTAKLKEKFPLDDPQKLDEVLLTKENKKEFISLFGSVLRLRNILRSFDQFQEEEETFLDERAFQDYSSRQWVIAEQNEKAIKDGKESIIDDVVIELELVRQDEINIDYILKIVSSDILKKKKTKDIQNNIERSIDSSSSLRNKKQLIFKFIEKMNVEDSSLHDKNSEEEVEDQINNSWNKYTEEEYNKELTNIIEEMNLYKEETENYMSDSFVNGEIRFEGPGLGKTIKENYFNKNRNTKRYTVYEKLKQLFDKFKGLVFPE
- the rplJ gene encoding 50S ribosomal protein L10, whose amino-acid sequence is MSESKFKAAKREVVAEIVEKIQDSQALAFAEYRGLTVAELQEFRKEAKKLGVEIKVYKNRLFKIAADKAGYSDLADHLVGPNIFAFSQNDEMSAAKLLVSFAKKHKLMVIKAGTFEGKVVDAAGVKTVASLPTYEEALGILARSLMAPLQQVGLSLKLISEGKSE